A window of Hippoglossus stenolepis isolate QCI-W04-F060 chromosome 16, HSTE1.2, whole genome shotgun sequence contains these coding sequences:
- the tob1a gene encoding protein Tob1a, whose translation MQLEIQVALNFIISYLYNKLPRRRVNIFGEELERQLKQKYEGHWYPDKPYKGSGFRCIHVGEKVDPVVEKAAKESGLDIEDVRNNLPQDLSVWIDPFEVSYQIGEKGPVKVLYVDDSNESGASSGGLDLDKEIKNSFNPDAQVFMPINEPVNGTSPGSSSPSPPFGHSAAVSPTFMPRSTQPLTFTTATFAATKFGSTKMKSSGRNNNNNGGSSTANKVARTSPTNLGLNVNSLLKQKAISTSMHSLYGLGLGAQQQHQKPSALSPNAKEFVFPSLQGQGSQSALFPGDSSLSLSPLQYSNAFDMFAAYGGLNDKSLMDGLNFSLNNMQYSNQQFQPVMAN comes from the coding sequence ATGCAGCTTGAAATCCAAGTAGCTCTCAACTTCATCATCTCGTACCTGTACAACAAACTGCCAAGGCGACGGGTCAACATTTTCGGCGAGGAGCTGGAGCGCCAGCTGAAGCAGAAATACGAGGGACACTGGTACCCTGACAAGCCATACAAGGGCTCAGGATTCAGATGCATTCACGTGGGGGAGAAGGTGGACCCTGTGGTGGAGAAGGCAGCCAAAGAGAGCGGACTGGACATCGAAGATGTCCGCAACAACCTGCCCCAGGACCTCAGCGTGTGGATTGACCCCTTTGAGGTGTCCTATCAGATCGGGGAGAAAGGGCCCGTCAAAGTCTTGTACGTTGATGACAGCAACGAAAGTGGAGCTAGTAGCGGGGGACTTGATCTGGACAAGGAAATCAAGAACAGTTTCAATCCCGATGCACAGGTCTTCATGCCCATCAACGAGCCTGTGAATGGAACCTCCCCGGGCTCCAGCTCGCCCTCTCCCCCTTTCGGCCACTCGGCAGCAGTCAGCCCCACATTTATGCCCCGCTCCACGCAGCCCTTAACCTTCACAACAGCCACCTTCGCCGCCACCAAGTTTGGCTCCACTAAGATGAAGAGCAGCGgacgcaacaacaacaacaacggcGGCAGCAGTACAGCGAACAAAGTGGCACGCACCTCTCCCACCAATCTGGGCCTGAATGTGAACAGTCTCCTGAAACAGAAAGCCATCTCCACCTCCATGCACTCTCTGTACGGGTTGGGCCTcggagcacagcagcagcatcagaagCCCTCGGCCCTGTCGCCCAATGCCAAGGAGTTTGTGTTCCCCAGCCTGCAGGGCCAGGGCAGCCAGAGCGCTCTGTTTCCCGGGGACAGCTCGCTCAGCCTCAGCCCGTTGCAGTACAGCAATGCCTTTGACATGTTTGCGGCCTACGGTGGCCTTAACGACAAGTCCCTCATGGATGGCTTGAATTTCAGCTTGAACAACATGCAGTATTCTAACCAGCAATTCCAGCCAGTTATGGCCAACTAG